A portion of the Wenzhouxiangella sp. XN24 genome contains these proteins:
- the dbpA gene encoding ATP-dependent RNA helicase DbpA: MKAFAELGLSAPLAQALAGIGYETMTPVQAAALPPILAGRDTIVQARTGSGKTAAFALGLLSVLDVGVARMQGLVLCPTRELADQVSREVRRLAHALPNVKVLTLCGGVPLRAHLASLAHEPHIAVGTPGRLLDLMQRGALRPATIKTLVLDEADRMLDMGFADALRQVMGHLPSARQTLLFSATIPDGVRDISRKLQRDPVAVTIVDEADEVLIEQRFFEVDPVAKPVALAALLQMYRPESAVVFCNTREAVRAVAASLSAGGFSVLALHGEMDQRAREETLLRFANHSANILVASDVAARGLDIAGLAMVINFDIANDADTHLHRIGRTGRAGRRGVALTLCAPWEVSRANALEDRCGSALQWSVPPVSRGEEAPSPARFVTLMLDAGKQDKLRPGDILGALTGDAGVPASAVGKIDVFPSRSYVAIDREWRDRSLQRMQHGKIKGRKVRMRSLGS; the protein is encoded by the coding sequence ATGAAAGCATTTGCTGAACTGGGGCTTTCCGCTCCCCTGGCGCAGGCGCTGGCCGGGATCGGCTACGAAACCATGACGCCGGTGCAGGCCGCGGCGCTGCCCCCGATCCTGGCCGGTCGGGACACGATCGTGCAGGCGCGAACGGGCAGCGGCAAGACGGCGGCTTTTGCTCTCGGGCTCTTGAGCGTGCTCGATGTCGGCGTCGCCCGAATGCAGGGACTGGTGCTGTGTCCGACCCGCGAGCTGGCGGACCAGGTCAGCCGGGAGGTCCGGCGCCTGGCGCACGCCCTGCCCAATGTGAAAGTCCTGACCTTGTGCGGCGGCGTTCCGTTGCGCGCCCACCTGGCTTCGCTGGCGCACGAGCCGCATATTGCCGTGGGCACGCCGGGACGTCTTCTCGACTTGATGCAGCGCGGGGCGCTGCGGCCGGCCACTATCAAGACGCTCGTCCTGGATGAGGCGGATCGGATGCTCGACATGGGTTTCGCGGACGCTCTGCGCCAGGTCATGGGCCACTTGCCCTCCGCACGACAAACCCTGTTGTTCTCCGCGACGATTCCCGACGGAGTCAGGGATATCAGCCGCAAGCTGCAGCGTGATCCGGTGGCGGTGACCATCGTGGACGAAGCAGACGAAGTCCTCATCGAGCAGCGTTTCTTCGAGGTCGATCCGGTTGCCAAGCCGGTTGCCCTGGCAGCGTTGCTGCAGATGTACCGCCCGGAATCCGCCGTGGTGTTCTGTAACACCCGCGAGGCCGTGCGCGCCGTGGCCGCGTCGCTTTCGGCAGGAGGGTTCTCGGTGCTCGCTCTGCACGGCGAAATGGATCAACGCGCGCGCGAAGAGACTTTGCTGCGTTTTGCGAATCACAGCGCCAATATCCTCGTGGCCTCGGACGTGGCGGCTCGCGGCCTCGATATCGCCGGGCTCGCCATGGTCATCAATTTCGATATCGCGAATGACGCGGACACGCATCTGCACCGGATCGGTCGCACGGGGCGCGCGGGTCGGCGAGGGGTCGCCCTGACCTTGTGCGCGCCTTGGGAGGTGAGTCGCGCCAATGCGCTTGAAGATCGCTGTGGCTCGGCGCTGCAATGGTCCGTACCGCCTGTCTCTCGGGGGGAGGAGGCACCGTCGCCGGCGCGTTTCGTGACCCTCATGCTCGATGCGGGAAAGCAGGACAAGTTGCGGCCCGGCGATATCCTGGGGGCGCTCACCGGTGACGCCGGTGTGCCTGCTTCCGCGGTCGGCAAGATCGATGTATTTCCCAGTCGCAGTTACGTCGCGATCGACAGGGAGTGGCGTGATCGATCCCTGCAAAGAATGCAGCATGGCAAGATCAAGGGCCGGAAAGTCCGTATGCGCTCGCTGGGGTCTTGA
- a CDS encoding ammonia-forming cytochrome c nitrite reductase subunit c552, which translates to MMKTLLTNRGPAHKRAGHGQRGNTLLLGLVFLVAIAATIVVTYVLITMFGHKQDAREPFVRVVEVDEITTDPEPWGRNWPRQFDGWKSVSDGEFYGGSSALPESKLESQPWLKRLYAGYAFSIDYREARGHAYMLYDQGVTERITQKPQAGACLHCHASTTVLYRRVGLQAMGEDVSTEKLAAEFNMPAVIRGFEALSRQPYRDVLEMLYATPDGTPGENEPVFPHAPPGGFTGEFAGEAVPEEHVLLGEAHPVTCIDCHDPDTMSIRITRPGFMLGIAALAEGDGEVPHLPSIQQWREGSRSAPYNPNELATRQEMRSFVCGQCHVEYYCANRATLTFPWGNGLQVEDLETFWDEFEFPDGSEFYDYEHGETGAPIYKAQHPEFELWSQGIHARSGVACADCHMPYEREGAMKVSNHHVQSPMDNVNNACQNCHNVPEDEIRARVETIQERTVAMTERAGQAMTAMLDAIMEAKAAGATDEELEPILALQTKAMWRLDYISSENSKGFHADQEAARILAESMDYSRQAQAAALRWRAPPAPDTDELPTEGVKGVTPTEEAPINPE; encoded by the coding sequence ATGATGAAAACACTGCTCACGAATCGCGGCCCGGCCCACAAGCGTGCCGGCCATGGCCAACGGGGGAATACCTTGCTGCTGGGGCTGGTGTTTCTCGTGGCGATCGCCGCCACGATCGTCGTGACCTATGTGCTGATCACGATGTTCGGCCACAAGCAGGATGCGCGTGAGCCTTTCGTGCGCGTGGTGGAGGTCGATGAAATCACGACCGATCCCGAGCCGTGGGGCCGGAACTGGCCGCGCCAGTTCGACGGCTGGAAGTCGGTCTCGGACGGAGAATTTTACGGCGGCAGCAGCGCGCTTCCGGAAAGCAAGCTGGAATCTCAGCCGTGGCTGAAGCGCCTGTACGCCGGGTACGCCTTCAGCATCGATTACCGTGAAGCGCGCGGCCACGCTTACATGCTTTACGACCAGGGCGTCACGGAGCGCATCACGCAAAAACCCCAGGCCGGCGCCTGCCTGCACTGCCATGCCTCGACCACGGTGCTCTACCGGCGTGTCGGGCTGCAGGCGATGGGCGAGGACGTCAGCACCGAGAAGCTGGCCGCCGAGTTCAACATGCCGGCCGTGATTCGCGGTTTCGAGGCACTGAGCAGGCAGCCTTACCGCGACGTGCTGGAGATGCTGTACGCCACTCCGGACGGCACGCCCGGCGAAAACGAGCCGGTGTTTCCCCATGCGCCGCCGGGCGGATTCACCGGCGAGTTTGCCGGCGAGGCCGTTCCCGAGGAGCACGTGTTGCTGGGCGAAGCGCACCCGGTGACCTGTATCGACTGCCACGATCCCGACACGATGTCTATTCGTATCACGCGGCCGGGCTTCATGCTGGGCATCGCGGCGCTCGCCGAAGGAGACGGCGAAGTGCCGCACCTGCCGAGCATCCAGCAATGGCGCGAGGGCAGCCGCAGTGCACCGTACAACCCGAACGAACTCGCCACGCGACAGGAGATGCGTTCCTTCGTCTGCGGCCAGTGCCACGTCGAGTACTACTGCGCGAACCGGGCCACGCTCACGTTTCCCTGGGGCAATGGCCTGCAGGTGGAGGATCTCGAAACCTTCTGGGACGAGTTCGAGTTTCCTGACGGCAGCGAGTTCTATGACTACGAGCACGGCGAGACGGGCGCGCCGATCTACAAGGCGCAGCACCCGGAATTCGAGTTGTGGAGCCAGGGGATTCATGCGCGCAGCGGCGTCGCATGCGCCGACTGCCACATGCCTTACGAGCGCGAGGGCGCGATGAAGGTGAGCAATCACCACGTGCAAAGCCCCATGGACAACGTCAACAACGCCTGCCAGAACTGTCACAACGTGCCCGAAGACGAGATCCGCGCGCGCGTCGAGACGATCCAGGAACGGACGGTGGCGATGACGGAGCGGGCCGGGCAGGCAATGACCGCGATGCTCGACGCGATCATGGAGGCCAAGGCCGCCGGCGCGACGGACGAGGAACTCGAACCGATCCTCGCCCTGCAGACCAAGGCGATGTGGCGGCTCGATTACATCAGCAGCGAGAACTCGAAGGGTTTTCATGCCGACCAGGAGGCCGCGCGAATCCTCGCGGAGTCCATGGACTACAGCCGCCAGGCCCAGGCAGCCGCATTGCGCTGGCGCGCCCCGCCGGCGCCGGATACGGATGAACTCCCGACCGAGGGGGTCAAGGGCGTGACGCCGACGGAGGAGGCGCCGATCAATCCCGAATGA
- the nrfH gene encoding cytochrome c nitrite reductase small subunit — protein MRSSTAMRGRNLFAMAVAIALGVLGGLGVFTLGYGDGLAYLTEDPTACANCHIMQDHFDSWVKSSHRDVAGCNDCHLPHDFVGKWFTKADNGFFHALAFTTGNFHEPIQIKARNRRVTQRACLHCHSDLVHWMLPAQRGGEMQWCVHCHTDVGHQGRR, from the coding sequence TTGAGGTCTTCGACCGCCATGCGGGGCCGGAATCTTTTCGCCATGGCCGTGGCGATCGCGCTCGGCGTCCTGGGCGGACTTGGCGTGTTCACGCTGGGCTATGGCGACGGCCTGGCTTACCTGACGGAAGATCCGACCGCCTGCGCCAACTGCCACATCATGCAGGACCATTTCGACTCCTGGGTGAAATCGAGCCATCGCGACGTCGCAGGCTGCAACGACTGCCATCTGCCGCACGATTTCGTCGGCAAGTGGTTCACCAAAGCCGACAACGGTTTCTTTCATGCGCTGGCGTTTACCACCGGCAATTTCCATGAACCCATACAGATCAAGGCACGGAACCGGCGTGTCACGCAAAGAGCATGCCTTCATTGCCACAGCGACCTGGTTCACTGGATGTTGCCGGCCCAGCGGGGTGGGGAAATGCAATGGTGCGTGCATTGCCACACCGACGTGGGTCACCAGGGCCGGCGTTGA
- a CDS encoding response regulator transcription factor, translated as MKNRPSLAGAKVLLADRHGLVREGLRAILARDGRIDVVGEAASGLDTVRMASEQAPEVVIMDVDMKDLGGGEIVRQIHARHRETRIIALSVDTRLVAAMLRAGAVAYLLKESAYTELRRAVDAVCRGGTYLCPRAAAEAARAIRESTDGRAPAARHLGAREREVLRLLAEGLSAPQIATTLHIAPTTVETHRRNIMRKLDLHNVVELTRYAIREGLTTLDR; from the coding sequence ATGAAGAATAGACCATCCCTGGCCGGCGCGAAGGTCCTGCTCGCGGACCGCCATGGCCTGGTGCGCGAGGGATTGCGCGCAATCCTGGCACGCGACGGCCGTATCGATGTGGTGGGGGAGGCGGCCAGCGGGCTCGACACCGTGCGGATGGCATCGGAGCAGGCGCCGGAGGTCGTGATCATGGACGTGGACATGAAAGATCTCGGCGGCGGGGAGATCGTCCGTCAGATCCACGCCCGGCACCGGGAGACGCGCATCATTGCCCTGTCGGTGGACACTCGCCTGGTCGCGGCCATGCTGCGCGCCGGCGCGGTTGCCTACCTTCTCAAGGAAAGCGCTTATACGGAACTGCGCCGTGCGGTGGATGCCGTGTGCCGCGGGGGCACTTACCTGTGCCCCAGGGCGGCCGCTGAGGCGGCCCGGGCGATTCGCGAATCGACGGACGGCCGGGCGCCGGCCGCCCGCCATCTCGGCGCCCGCGAGCGGGAAGTCCTGAGGCTGCTCGCGGAAGGGCTCAGCGCGCCGCAGATTGCAACGACCCTGCATATTGCGCCGACGACCGTCGAGACCCATCGCAGGAACATCATGCGCAAGCTCGACCTGCACAACGTCGTCGAACTCACGCGCTATGCGATCCGCGAAGGGCTGACGACCCTTGATCGATAA